A single window of uncultured Pseudodesulfovibrio sp. DNA harbors:
- a CDS encoding response regulator gives MARILIAEDDRISQKLAVRIVEEQGHVAFVSPHGKHAYETLMHNDIDMLLTDIMMPEMDGQQLIKTLRGDQKFAKLPIIIMSAVVGLNDISNLLKLGATFFLAKPLDREELLSYVSRCLAEKDC, from the coding sequence GTGGCCAGAATACTTATCGCTGAAGACGATAGAATATCCCAAAAACTCGCTGTCCGAATCGTTGAGGAACAAGGACATGTCGCATTTGTCAGTCCTCATGGAAAGCATGCATATGAGACATTGATGCACAACGATATCGACATGCTTCTGACTGACATCATGATGCCGGAAATGGATGGGCAACAACTTATCAAGACTCTGCGTGGCGACCAAAAATTCGCCAAACTCCCCATTATCATTATGTCCGCCGTTGTCGGACTCAACGACATTTCCAATCTCCTCAAACTTGGAGCAACCTTCTTTCTTGCGAAGCCTCTGGATAGGGAAGAGCTCTTATCATATGTATCTCGATGTCTGGCTGAAAAAGACTGCTAA
- a CDS encoding peptidylprolyl isomerase: protein MKITLKVLLAFTLISLLTLSSALAADLENTLYLDLKDGRVVIELRPDLAPKHVARIKELTRMKFYDGIVFHRVISGFMAQTGDPTGTGRGGSGENLPAEFTDTPFERGTVGMARAQNPDSADSQFFICFAPAPFLNGQYTVFGQVTSGMDLVDKIKKGAGRSGAVQDPDAIVRMQIAADVK, encoded by the coding sequence ATGAAAATCACTTTGAAAGTATTACTCGCATTTACCTTGATTTCTCTGCTCACCCTGTCCTCAGCACTGGCCGCAGACTTGGAAAACACACTGTACCTCGACCTCAAAGATGGTCGGGTCGTTATCGAACTGCGCCCTGATCTCGCACCCAAACACGTAGCCCGCATCAAAGAACTGACCCGAATGAAGTTCTACGATGGCATCGTCTTCCATCGCGTCATTTCCGGCTTCATGGCCCAAACCGGCGACCCCACTGGCACAGGTCGTGGCGGCTCCGGCGAAAATCTGCCCGCAGAATTCACGGACACTCCTTTTGAACGTGGCACCGTGGGCATGGCTCGTGCACAAAACCCGGACAGCGCGGACAGTCAATTTTTCATCTGTTTTGCACCAGCCCCGTTCCTCAACGGACAATATACGGTCTTCGGACAGGTAACGAGTGGCATGGATCTCGTAGATAAGATCAAGAAAGGGGCTGGCCGCAGCGGAGCAGTTCAAGACCCCGACGCCATTGTACGCATGCAAATTGCTGCTGATGTCAAATAA
- a CDS encoding AMP-binding protein gives MSDQIKTLKDLLESSIQQYSERTALAFVGGEPITYAQLGEHIKDLQTLLRDIGIKPGDKVAIISENMPNWAIAYFSITMMGAVAVPILQEFHPSAVHHILRHSEAKMVIASKRFLHKVEEEDFSALKTVMVMDDFSLENDEGEATSYTEALEAARDRIEHFSEAALERMEHLGEAARDKISDSTKERMEHLGEAAREKVEKLEKLGGTAMEKVEKFGDTALERVEKIGGTARKKVDKFSDSARKFIDRKTGKGFELTEESVAAILYTSGTTGHSKGVVLLHRNLVQNCLAGIQVIPVFETDRFMSVLPMAHTYESTVGLIIPLHCGSSIHYLQKPPTPRTLLPAMQTVRPTVMGVVPLIIEKIYKSRIKRKLTGSGVMRGLMKLGATRRKLSQVAGKKLIDAFGGELRCMCIGGAPLSPEVEQFLTDAKVPYAVGYGMTETSPLLAGALPSKQRFRAIGPALPGVQLKIVDADPETGEGEILAKGPNVMREYYKAPVDTKETFTEDGWLKTGDLGKFEDGYLYIKGRLKNMILGPSGENIYPEELESIINECEHVVESMVYEVDGKVVARIHLNHETLDEAFDVKKLIESDVRAKVKKLLENIRKDVNTKVSTFARLHRVIEQMEPFEKTPTQKIKRFIYLDR, from the coding sequence GTGAGCGACCAAATCAAGACATTAAAAGACCTGTTGGAGTCTTCAATCCAGCAGTATTCTGAGCGGACAGCTCTTGCCTTTGTTGGCGGAGAGCCGATCACCTACGCACAATTGGGTGAGCATATTAAGGATTTGCAGACCCTGCTCAGGGATATTGGCATCAAGCCGGGCGACAAGGTCGCTATTATCAGTGAAAATATGCCTAATTGGGCTATCGCATATTTTTCCATCACAATGATGGGAGCTGTTGCTGTTCCTATTTTGCAAGAATTTCATCCAAGCGCGGTGCATCATATCCTGCGTCATTCCGAGGCCAAGATGGTGATCGCATCCAAGCGATTCCTTCATAAGGTTGAAGAAGAAGATTTTTCCGCACTCAAGACTGTTATGGTCATGGATGATTTTTCTCTTGAGAATGATGAAGGCGAGGCTACAAGCTACACTGAAGCCCTTGAGGCAGCTCGGGATCGTATTGAACATTTCAGTGAGGCGGCTCTTGAGCGGATGGAACATCTGGGTGAAGCCGCGCGGGACAAAATCAGTGATTCCACCAAGGAACGCATGGAGCATCTGGGGGAGGCCGCTAGAGAGAAAGTCGAGAAGCTTGAAAAGCTTGGCGGCACTGCCATGGAGAAGGTTGAAAAGTTTGGCGATACAGCTCTGGAAAGAGTGGAGAAAATCGGTGGTACTGCCAGAAAGAAAGTGGATAAGTTCAGTGATTCCGCAAGGAAGTTTATTGATCGGAAGACAGGAAAAGGATTTGAGTTGACGGAAGAATCCGTCGCGGCCATCCTGTATACTTCAGGGACTACCGGGCACTCCAAGGGTGTTGTGTTGCTTCATCGAAATCTGGTGCAGAATTGTCTGGCGGGTATTCAGGTTATTCCTGTTTTTGAAACCGACCGTTTCATGTCTGTTCTGCCTATGGCGCACACCTATGAATCCACTGTTGGCCTGATTATTCCTCTGCACTGTGGTAGCTCTATTCATTATTTGCAAAAGCCGCCCACTCCGAGGACATTGCTGCCTGCCATGCAGACAGTCAGGCCCACCGTCATGGGTGTGGTGCCGCTCATTATTGAGAAAATTTACAAAAGCCGGATAAAACGCAAATTGACAGGTTCGGGTGTCATGCGAGGCCTGATGAAGCTTGGTGCAACCCGGAGAAAACTTTCTCAAGTAGCGGGTAAGAAGCTTATCGATGCATTTGGTGGTGAACTGCGGTGTATGTGTATCGGCGGAGCGCCATTGTCTCCCGAGGTAGAGCAATTCTTGACTGATGCAAAAGTGCCGTATGCTGTTGGATATGGCATGACCGAAACCTCTCCGCTTCTGGCTGGGGCTTTGCCGAGTAAACAACGTTTCAGAGCTATCGGTCCGGCGTTGCCCGGAGTTCAGCTTAAAATTGTGGATGCTGACCCGGAAACCGGAGAGGGCGAGATCCTGGCAAAAGGGCCTAACGTTATGCGGGAGTATTACAAGGCTCCCGTGGACACAAAGGAAACGTTTACCGAGGATGGGTGGCTTAAAACGGGCGACCTTGGCAAATTTGAGGACGGCTACCTGTATATCAAAGGCCGTTTAAAAAATATGATCCTTGGCCCCAGTGGCGAGAATATCTATCCTGAAGAGCTTGAATCCATCATCAATGAGTGCGAGCATGTGGTTGAGTCCATGGTGTATGAAGTCGATGGTAAAGTTGTCGCCAGAATTCATCTTAACCATGAAACATTGGATGAAGCCTTTGATGTCAAGAAACTCATTGAATCCGATGTTCGAGCCAAGGTGAAAAAATTGCTTGAGAACATTCGAAAGGATGTGAATACCAAAGTTTCCACCTTTGCCCGGTTGCATCGGGTGATCGAGCAGATGGAGCCTTTTGAAAAGACCCCCACTCAAAAGATTAAACGATTCATCTATTTGGATCGCTAG
- a CDS encoding aspartate/glutamate racemase family protein: MKTIGLLGGMSWESTVGYYQVMNEEVKARLGGLHSAKILMYSVDFAELRELMLTCDWDNIGKQLADAAQTLEQGGADMIVIGTNTMHKVAPQIQAAVSVPVIHVADATADAVREFGFSSVGLLGTLFTMEDDFYTGRLKDHGLEVFVPNAEDRQLVDRVIFDELCKGVLEGTSRTEYLRIIEEMASRGAQAIILGCTEIGMLVRSDDTDIPTLDTCRIHAIKAVDMALA; encoded by the coding sequence ATGAAAACTATTGGTCTGCTTGGTGGCATGAGTTGGGAATCCACAGTCGGGTATTATCAGGTCATGAATGAAGAAGTGAAGGCTCGCCTTGGTGGTCTGCATTCGGCCAAAATACTCATGTATAGTGTTGATTTCGCAGAGTTGCGTGAACTTATGCTGACTTGTGATTGGGACAATATTGGTAAGCAGCTGGCTGATGCTGCCCAAACGCTGGAGCAGGGTGGGGCTGACATGATTGTTATCGGGACGAACACCATGCACAAGGTGGCCCCACAGATCCAGGCAGCAGTCTCTGTGCCGGTGATACATGTTGCCGACGCCACGGCAGATGCGGTGCGCGAGTTTGGTTTTTCTTCTGTCGGATTACTTGGGACTCTTTTTACCATGGAAGATGATTTTTATACTGGTCGGTTGAAAGATCATGGCCTTGAAGTATTCGTCCCCAATGCCGAGGATCGTCAATTGGTGGATCGGGTTATCTTTGATGAACTATGCAAAGGTGTGTTGGAGGGGACTTCTCGGACTGAATACCTGCGTATAATTGAAGAGATGGCATCCCGTGGTGCACAAGCCATTATTCTTGGCTGTACCGAGATAGGCATGTTGGTTCGGTCCGATGACACAGATATTCCCACGCTGGATACATGCAGGATTCACGCGATCAAAGCTGTAGATATGGCATTGGCTTAG
- a CDS encoding AzlD domain-containing protein yields MDQKIVFLTFLGMLAVTYIPRVLPMLALASRTLPEPVVRWLSYVPVAVLSAMLFPALLLKDMSFNFDPDNYFLWAAIPAFILAWRTRSFFGTVALGMALVAGARYFFE; encoded by the coding sequence ATGGACCAAAAAATAGTTTTCCTGACATTTCTCGGTATGTTGGCTGTGACATATATCCCGCGCGTTTTGCCTATGCTTGCTCTCGCATCGCGGACTTTACCTGAACCCGTTGTTCGTTGGCTTTCTTATGTCCCTGTGGCAGTGTTATCCGCGATGTTATTTCCGGCTTTGTTGCTTAAAGATATGAGTTTTAATTTTGACCCGGATAATTATTTTTTATGGGCGGCCATTCCCGCTTTTATTCTGGCATGGCGTACTCGGAGTTTCTTCGGCACTGTGGCATTGGGTATGGCTTTGGTGGCCGGCGCCCGTTATTTCTTTGAATAG